In Boudabousia tangfeifanii, the DNA window TGTGAACTTCACATTCGAGACCGAGAAGCGCGGCAGCGGTAGCTAGTGCCACCCCATGCTGACCCGCACCGGTTTCAGCAATCACCTTGCGCTTGCCCATACGCTTAGCCAAAAGTACTTCGCCGAGGCAGTGGTTAATCTTGTGGGAACCAGAATGGTTCAAATCCTCACGCTTGAGGTAAATCTTGGCGCCACCGACCTCGCGAGTAAGATTCTCAGCAAAATAAAGCAAAGACGGGCGGCCAACATAGTTGACCAGTAAGTCACGGTAAGCTGCCTGAAATTCTGGATCATTAGCTGCTTTCGCATAAGCTTCTCGCACCTGCGCGATAGGCTTAACCAAATGTGGGGGCAACTCTGCCCCACCGTAAGCGCCAAAGTAACCGTTTTCATCTGCACGGAAAACCTGAGAGGAATTTTCCTGTGTCATTTTTTCTCTCCTTGTTGTTTTGTTTTGCCCAAGGAGACAACAAAAAATCGCCCCCTTTGAGGCGATCACTTTTGCACGAGAAAGAGCCGCCTAACTAGGCGCGCCACCAGTTCTTTAAGTGCATCATGGCGGAAACAATAACACGTCTTTTGCTTTCTAGGCAAATGGAAAATATATGCCAAACCAAACTCACAAATGAGAGACTGCTTAACTATTACTCTCTGGGGTGGACAGTACTATATGGAACTAGTAGAACTTCCTCATGGCTATCTCAACTACTGCACTACTCCACACCCTAATTGGGTGTGCCATTTTCTTGGCGCTAACCCTAGCGATCCAAAAATGGTACGGAGTACAGCTCGGTTGGCAGCCACTCATCGCCGGACTTCGGGCAGTAATCCAGCTAGCTGCACTTTCACTAATTCTGCACGGCATTTTCGACAATATTTACCTTGCCTGGGTCTTCGTGGGTGTCATGATGCTAATTGCCTCACTAACATCAATGCGACGCTCGAAAGGCCTCATTTACGGGGCAATTGCTGCCCCCGCCGGCATTGTCGTGTCAGCTTCAATCACCATCATTGCGATTTTCGCCATCCACATGCTGGACTTTAGCGTCTCTCACCTAATCGCCGTTGGTGGCATCGTCACCGGCAACTGCATGAGCGCCGCCACCCTCACCGGTCGACGCTTCATGGCCTCCTCTAAAGCTATGCGCGGTGAAATCGAAGGCTGGCTCGCCCTCGGTGCACCACCACAGCGAGCATTCCTAGACGTCTCACGTGTGTCCATCCGCGAAATGCTGATCCCCAAAATCGACCAAACCAAAAACACCGGCCTTGTGACCCTACCAGGGGCCTTCGTTGGTGCCCTCATGGGTGGAGCCGTCCCCATCGAAGCAGCACAGTTCCAAATCGTGGTACTCATTTCGATCATGTTTGCCTCAACCTTAACCGCAACCATCCAAACCATGATCCTCTCGCGAGCCACCAAACTCTCAATCTGAGCTCGCGCCACAAAGCCCCAATCTGAACCCGACTCCCCTGCTAGGAAAACCCCAAGCTCCCCAAAGTTACTTGCATCGCCTAGGCTTGCCGCTGTGGTAGCCGGCTTTTAGAGTAGTACACATGAAAAATCCTGGTCTTGCTGCCCTCACCATGGCAGGAGCCTTGCGTGGGCTCACGGTTTTCGTAATTGGCCTTTTGCTTGCCTTTGCGGTGGCCTTCCTCGTGCGACAGTTCATGCGTTGGCGTGGACGCGGCTCAAGTTCGCGCCGTATTCTCAGCCGAGTACTTTTCTGGGTCCTCGCGCTATTGTCGTTAATGGCAGCTCTAACAGTGGTTTTCCCGTCGATTAACCCGGTCGACGTCCTCGGCGGTTTGGGAGTCATTTCGGTGGCCGCCGGTATCGCCTTCCAGACCGTCCTCGGCAATATGTTTGCCGGCATGGTGATCCTCTCCCGCGACCGCTTCCGCGTAGGCGACCAAGTGATTGTCGGCGAAAACGCGGGCACCATCACCCAGATTCATCTTTCTTCCACAATCATCCGCACCTTCGACGGGCAGTTGGTGATTATTCCGAACACCATCATGCATTCCACCCAAGTGGTAGTTCAGACCGGGTTCGAGCGGATCCGCACCTGCGTGCGCGTCGCCCTTTCAACCAGCGCCGATTTTGATCAGGCGCAAGCAGTGGCCGAAAAGACCATGCGAAACCTCGACCTCGTAATGAATGAGCCAGCCCCACGGGCCATGTTTTCAGAAGTGGGCACCGAGTCCGTCACCATGGAGCTGCTCTTCTGGTCAGGATCGACCAAGCTCGAGTCACGCGAAGCCACCGACACCATTATTCGTACCGTCGTTTCTGCCTTGCAGGCCGAGGGCGTGCCCCTAGCGACCAGTGGCCTAGAAAATGCCAAACTCATCGCCAGCCGCGCTTTCCCCAACGAAAGCGCCGGCAAACCAAATGCCAAAACCGAGGTCAGCAAATAGTCGATAAAGCTTTGGGGTGCTAAGTTCGTAAACTTAGCACCCCAAATTGTTTTCGCGAGATAGAAAGACTAGTTCTCTCAGGCCTGCTGGGCGTCCCGCTCTTGCTTGCGCTGCCAGGCGCTCCAAGAGGTGTAACCACCGTCGAGGTTAGTGGCTGCCAAATCATGTGCCTTCAAGATCTGCACGGCGGTGTGCCCACGCACGCCCACCGCACAGTGCACCACGATTTCCTTTCCATTAGCGAGCTCTCGCACCTCGTCGATACGATCACGCAAATCGTCCAGTGGCACGTTTACTGCCTGCGGGATGTTGCCACGCTCGAACTCGCCCACGGTTCGCACGTCTAGCACCAAATGACCATCAGCCTGCTTCTGCGCGAGGTCATGAATATCAACGCTGGATGTCACGCCGCTAGCCAAGTTATCAGCCACGAAGCCGAGCATGGTAATCGGATCCTTGGCAGAACCAAACTGAGGGGCGTAAGCCAAGTCAATACCAGCCAAGTCGGTTGCCAGTAAACCGCCCGCAATCGCCGTAGCAATCACGTCGATTCGCTTATCCGCTCCGGCCCCACCGACTGCCTGCGCGCCTAGAATTTCGAGGGTCTTGGGATCATAAACCAGCTTCAATGCCAGTTTTTCCGCACCCGGGTAATAGGTAGCGTGGTTGAACGGGTGAGTATGGATGGTGGCCACTTCCCGCCCATTTGCCTTTGCTTTGCGCTCATTCCAACCGGTAGCAGCAACCGTCAAACCGAGGACGCCCACCACCGCCGTGCCCAATACTCCGGCGGTCTTGCGAACTTGGCCATCACCGTTGCTCGGAGCCAAGCCAACAATAATGTCAGCCACCGCGCGACCATCACGGTTCGCACTATTGGCCAAAGGAATATGAACTGGAGCTCCATCAATCCGGTCACGCTTAACCACCGCGTCCCCAACCGCAAAGATATCGGGGTCACTAGTCCGTTGGCTCTCGTCGACCACGATGCCACCACGCTGATCGGTTTCGAGGCCGGCATCCTTCGCAATATTGGTATCTGGACGAACGCCCACTGCGATAATCACCATTTCGGCCGGAACTTGCTTCCCCGACTTAAGCACTACGGCGTCCTCGGTAATCTCAGTGGCCTGATCGTTAG includes these proteins:
- a CDS encoding mechanosensitive ion channel family protein → MKNPGLAALTMAGALRGLTVFVIGLLLAFAVAFLVRQFMRWRGRGSSSRRILSRVLFWVLALLSLMAALTVVFPSINPVDVLGGLGVISVAAGIAFQTVLGNMFAGMVILSRDRFRVGDQVIVGENAGTITQIHLSSTIIRTFDGQLVIIPNTIMHSTQVVVQTGFERIRTCVRVALSTSADFDQAQAVAEKTMRNLDLVMNEPAPRAMFSEVGTESVTMELLFWSGSTKLESREATDTIIRTVVSALQAEGVPLATSGLENAKLIASRAFPNESAGKPNAKTEVSK
- a CDS encoding ABC transporter permease gives rise to the protein MAISTTALLHTLIGCAIFLALTLAIQKWYGVQLGWQPLIAGLRAVIQLAALSLILHGIFDNIYLAWVFVGVMMLIASLTSMRRSKGLIYGAIAAPAGIVVSASITIIAIFAIHMLDFSVSHLIAVGGIVTGNCMSAATLTGRRFMASSKAMRGEIEGWLALGAPPQRAFLDVSRVSIREMLIPKIDQTKNTGLVTLPGAFVGALMGGAVPIEAAQFQIVVLISIMFASTLTATIQTMILSRATKLSI
- a CDS encoding FAD-dependent oxidoreductase, which encodes MTANNARKVLIIGGVAGGMSAATRLRRLDENAEITILERGEHVSFANCGLPYYAGGVIEERDALLLQTPKSLKSRFNLDVLVQHDAVKIDRERKEVTANTPEGEKTFEYDQLILAPGAKPFVPPMPGAERGLTLRNVADVDAIMAQVQTKPKTAALLGAGFIGLELAENLHKRGIEVTLVEAAPQILAPLDDEMAAMVENHLIDQGIKVVTNDQATEITEDAVVLKSGKQVPAEMVIIAVGVRPDTNIAKDAGLETDQRGGIVVDESQRTSDPDIFAVGDAVVKRDRIDGAPVHIPLANSANRDGRAVADIIVGLAPSNGDGQVRKTAGVLGTAVVGVLGLTVAATGWNERKAKANGREVATIHTHPFNHATYYPGAEKLALKLVYDPKTLEILGAQAVGGAGADKRIDVIATAIAGGLLATDLAGIDLAYAPQFGSAKDPITMLGFVADNLASGVTSSVDIHDLAQKQADGHLVLDVRTVGEFERGNIPQAVNVPLDDLRDRIDEVRELANGKEIVVHCAVGVRGHTAVQILKAHDLAATNLDGGYTSWSAWQRKQERDAQQA